Proteins found in one Ignavibacteria bacterium genomic segment:
- a CDS encoding HipA domain-containing protein gives MTEERKCLYCYNPLEGEAGDFHEKCSRKFFGSKTPPLAEFGLKDIEAMALQVLGRHESVTGVQPKLSVDTESAAGNKKGKRFTIVGLWGSYILKPPVPKYPQMPEIEDLTMHLSELLKIKTAEHSLIRIKSGELAYISKRFDRIKGQKLQMEDMAQLTETLTERKYKSSMERIGKAVRKYSTNTQLDLLTLFELTVFSFLTGNADMHLKNFSLLRTEDDEIVFSPAYDLLSTKLLIPEDTEELALTLNGKKNNLKKKDFDDFAKKLQINDKARDNSYENFFSRRQEMLKLVDKSFLTDGLKEKYKELLLERFARL, from the coding sequence ATGACAGAAGAAAGAAAATGCCTGTACTGCTACAATCCTCTTGAAGGTGAAGCCGGCGATTTTCATGAAAAATGCAGCAGAAAATTTTTTGGATCTAAAACTCCTCCACTGGCAGAGTTCGGACTTAAAGATATTGAAGCAATGGCTCTCCAGGTCTTAGGCCGGCATGAATCGGTAACCGGAGTACAGCCCAAGCTTTCTGTTGATACCGAGTCGGCCGCTGGCAATAAAAAGGGGAAGAGATTCACTATTGTAGGACTATGGGGAAGTTACATACTTAAGCCCCCGGTGCCGAAATATCCTCAGATGCCTGAGATCGAGGATCTGACAATGCATCTTTCTGAACTCTTAAAAATTAAAACCGCTGAACATTCCCTTATTCGAATCAAATCCGGGGAACTGGCCTATATATCCAAAAGGTTCGACAGAATCAAAGGACAAAAGCTTCAGATGGAAGATATGGCGCAGCTGACTGAAACTCTGACTGAAAGAAAATATAAAAGCTCGATGGAAAGAATAGGAAAAGCAGTTCGGAAATATTCCACAAACACCCAATTAGATCTTTTGACTTTGTTTGAACTTACAGTATTTTCTTTCCTGACAGGCAATGCCGATATGCACCTGAAGAACTTTTCGCTTTTAAGGACTGAAGATGACGAGATAGTTTTTTCCCCGGCTTACGACCTTTTGTCAACAAAGCTGCTGATACCGGAAGACACAGAGGAACTGGCGCTTACGCTAAACGGAAAGAAAAACAATTTAAAGAAAAAGGATTTTGACGATTTCGCGAAAAAACTTCAGATAAACGACAAAGCGCGCGACAATTCATACGAAAACTTCTTCAGCCGCAGGCAGGAAATGCTGAAACTTGTAGACAAAAGCTTTTTGACAGACGGATTAAAAGAAAAATACAAAGAACTTCTTCTTGAAAGATTTGCAAGGTTATAA
- a CDS encoding phosphatidylinositol kinase, producing the protein MTKTGKVYLRDVLAGIISEDENGFSFQYAPGYLKLPGAKPVSLTLPLREEPYRSPLMLPFFDGLIPEGWLLDIARENWKLDPKDRMSLLLAFCRDTIGAVSIIP; encoded by the coding sequence ATGACTAAGACCGGGAAAGTGTATTTAAGGGACGTGTTGGCAGGGATAATATCTGAAGACGAAAACGGATTCAGTTTCCAGTACGCCCCCGGTTATCTTAAGCTGCCCGGGGCAAAGCCTGTAAGTCTGACCCTTCCACTAAGAGAGGAGCCTTATAGAAGTCCGCTTATGCTCCCCTTTTTCGACGGCCTCATACCCGAAGGCTGGTTATTGGATATTGCCAGGGAAAACTGGAAGCTAGATCCAAAAGATAGAATGTCACTGCTGCTTGCTTTCTGCAGAGATACAATTGGAGCAGTCAGTATAATTCCATAA
- a CDS encoding helix-turn-helix transcriptional regulator — protein MKKRNLISNFVREKRKKFHLTQVELAKKAGVGLRFVRDLEQGKKTLRMDRVNQVLELFGSELAPAKISNEETDD, from the coding sequence ATGAAAAAGAGAAATTTAATATCAAACTTCGTGAGAGAAAAGCGGAAAAAATTCCACCTTACACAGGTTGAACTTGCAAAAAAGGCGGGTGTAGGACTAAGGTTTGTCAGGGATCTGGAGCAGGGTAAGAAAACGCTCCGTATGGACAGAGTTAATCAGGTTCTGGAGCTTTTCGGAAGCGAGCTCGCTCCGGCCAAAATATCCAATGAGGAAACAGATGACTAA
- a CDS encoding helix-turn-helix transcriptional regulator: MSGKIFEEILNNVPGEVKRSIGRSMKIAARIDEILSDKGLKQSDLAKMLHKSESEISKWLSGDHNFTISTIDKIENVLDAEIINIPLKPTGSKSQLPRQTAGKDLTRKIKN, encoded by the coding sequence ATGAGCGGAAAAATTTTTGAAGAAATATTGAATAATGTACCCGGGGAAGTTAAAAGATCTATCGGCCGCTCCATGAAGATTGCGGCCAGGATTGATGAGATTCTTAGTGATAAGGGACTTAAGCAAAGCGACCTGGCAAAAATGCTCCATAAAAGCGAATCGGAAATAAGCAAATGGCTGAGCGGCGACCATAATTTTACAATATCAACAATTGATAAAATAGAAAACGTTCTGGATGCGGAGATTATAAATATACCGCTTAAACCAACCGGCTCGAAATCCCAATTGCCCCGCCAAACCGCAGGGAAGGATCTGACAAGAAAAATAAAAAATTGA
- a CDS encoding GYD domain-containing protein: MSKYMLMASLKPEAVQGIMKEGGVGRKNYIENFIKEAGGTLESFYYAFGETDVFVVADMPDVPTVTAFAMAVNSSGLVSVKTIPLITPEEVDAATKKRIKYRAPGK, translated from the coding sequence ATGTCTAAATATATGTTAATGGCATCATTAAAACCTGAAGCAGTTCAAGGTATTATGAAAGAAGGAGGTGTGGGCAGGAAGAACTATATTGAAAATTTTATTAAAGAAGCTGGCGGAACCCTTGAATCATTTTACTACGCATTTGGAGAAACGGATGTTTTCGTTGTAGCTGATATGCCCGACGTTCCTACTGTAACAGCATTTGCTATGGCAGTGAATTCTTCAGGACTGGTTAGTGTTAAAACTATCCCGCTTATTACACCGGAAGAAGTTGATGCTGCGACCAAAAAACGTATTAAATACAGGGCTCCCGGCAAATAA